The sequence GGCCGATTCGCCGCTCTGGCTCATGCGCATGTCCAGCGGGGCCTCGGTGTGGTAGGAAAAGCCGCGCGCCGTGTCGTCCAGCTGAAAGCTGCTCACGCCGATGTCCAGCAGAATGCCGTCCACCTGCGAGACACCCACACCAGAGAGCAGGGCCACCATGTCGCGGTAATTGCCCTGCAGTACGGTCAGGCCCGGCCGGCCGGCCTGCCGGGCGCGGTCCAGGGCGTAGGGGTCCTGGTCAATGCCATACACGGCAGCGCCCGCCGAGAGCAGCAGGCCCGTGTGTCCGGCGCCGCCCAGGGTGCCGTCCACACACACGCGGCCCGGGGCCGGTTGGAGCGCTTCCAGCACCTCGGCGGCCAGCACCGGCACATGCGACAGGCCGCCTTGGGCCAGGGCGGCTTCGGAAGACGGAATATTCAGGGGGTCGGTCATGGGTCAGGCCACAAAGTTGGATAGAAGGTCTGGTTTGGGGGGGTTGTCCTGCACCGCCGCAATGGCGGCGTCCCAGCGCGCCGGGCTCCAGAGTTCCAGGCGACCGGGCGCGCCGGCCACGATGACCTCGCCCTCCAGGGCTGCAAAGGCGCGCAGGGTGTGGGGCACCGAGACGCGGCTCTGGTTGTCCAGCCGCGCCTTGCTGGCCCCGGAATAGAAGAAGCGAACGAACGCCCGGGCCTCGGCGTCCGTGAGGGGCAGGCCCTCCAGCTGCGTTTCCACCCGTTTCCAGCTGGACAGCGGAAACACGTACAGGCAGCCTTCCATGCCGCGCGTGAGGATCATGCCGTCCTCCACGAAGTCACGGAACGCGGGGGGAATGACCACGCGGCCCTTGTCATCAATGGTGTACGGGTACTCGCCAAACGGCACACACTTCTCCTCTTTTCCCACCCCCTCCCACCAGGGCGGCGGGGGGGGGCCGGGGGGCCCCTCAACCATGAACACGTGCTGAACGCCTTTTGGTTGATGCGGCGAGTGTAACAGCCGTTTCCACGAATTACCACCAATTCCCACCAACGCCCCACTTTCCCCACGCCCGGGCCCCTGCTCCCCCACCCCGCCGCCCCGGGCGGGCGGGACACCGGCCACCCCCCGGTTGCCCTACGCTGCGCGGCATGCGTTCTCACCACACCCTGCGCGCCGGCGCCGTGCTGGCGGCCCTGGCGGTGGCCCTGGGCGCCTTTGCGGCCCACGGCCTGAAAGCCCGCCTGAACCCGGCGGCCCTGGCCACCTTTGACACCGGCGCCCGCTATCAGATGTACGCCGCCCTGGCCCTGCTGGCGCTGGGTACCCAGGCCGGGCAGCGCCGCGCGCCCCCGCTGCTGCTGGCCGGGGCCCTGGTGTTTGCCGGCAGCCTGTACCTGCTGGCCCTGACGGGCCTCGGGGTGCTGGGCGCCGTAGCCCCGGTGGGCGGCGCGCTGATGATGGCGGGGTTTGTGGTGGCGGCGCTGGACGCGAAGAAGGGGGTGTAGGGGGTGGGTTGTCGGTTGTAGGAGAAACAACGGGGACCGTGCGCGCCTTTTTTCTGCCTTTCCCATAGCCCACACCCCACGACCTACAACCAAAGCAGGCCGCCCCCAGATGGGAGCGGCCTGCACGGCGCGGGGGAACTATAAGCCGGGTTCTGTCCACCGCTTGCGCGGCTGTTCGGCCATCTCTCTGGGACGCGCCTTGCGGCGCGCCTCAAGCGACCATCCTGGCGGTCATCGGGCGGGCCAGCCCTCGCGCACTGTCGGGTCTTGCACCGGATGGGGTTTACCAGACGCCCGCAGTCTCCTGCGGGCCTGGTGCGCTCTTACCGCACCGTTTCACCCTGACCACGCGCCTGCCCACTGCCGGGGCTTCACGTTCTGCACGCCGGCGCGTGGCGGTCTGGTTTCTGTGGCACTGTCCTTCGGCTTCGCCGCCACCCAGGCCCCGGCAGTGGGCCAGACTGGGCACTTGACTCGCCGACCAGCCGTTAGCTGGCATCCTGGCCCTGCGGTGCCCGGACTTTCCTCACCCACTTGCGCAGGCGCGGCCGAACATTCCCCCGCAAGGGAAAAGGATAGCAGGCGGCGGGACGCGGTGCGCAGCAGGCGGTGAAGAACATGCATTCACCGCGCACTGCATCCCGCCGCCCCTTACCCCCAGCGCTTCTGAATGCGCTCCCACTGGCGGTCCCACACCTGGGGCGGCGTCTGGTCCGGGTGCAGGAGGTCGTGCAGGTCACGGCTGTCGAGCAGGCGGTACTCCCCGACCTCCAGGTTACCCAGCCACAGGCCGCCCACGCGGTAGCGCAGCAGGCGGGCGACCGGGTGGCCAATGCCTTCCAGCATCCGGCGCACCTGCCGGTTGCGGCCCTCGCCCAGCACCACGAAGGCGCCGTCCCGGGCCGGGCGGGCCTCCCGGGCCTGGGCGGGACCGTCGTCCAGGGTCAGGGTGCCGTCCAGCAGCGTGTCCAGCTCGGCCTGGGTGGGCTCGTGGGGCCCCTGGGTCCAGGCGCGGTAGGCCTTTTCGTGGCCGTAGCGGGGGTGCGTCAAGGTCAGCGTCAGGTCGCCGTCGGTGGTCAGCAGCAGCAGGCCTTCCGAATCGCGGTCCAGGCGACCCACCGGATGCAGGCCGGGGGTGGGTGGCATGGCGTCCAGCACATTCTTGCGGCCGTACTCGTCGCGGGCGGTGGTGACATAGCCGCGCGGCTTGTAGAGCATGTAGGTGACTTTGGGCGCGGCGTCGGTCTCAATCAGCTGGCCGTCCACACGGATGTCGTCAGCGTCGGTCACGCTCTGGCCCAGGGTGGCGGGCACGCCGTTGACCGTGACCCGCCCGGCCTGAATCATGCTTTCCGCCGCGCGGCGCGAGGCCACCCCGGCGCGGGCCAGCCGCTTGTGCAGCCGTTCCATTACAGCCGCCCCCGGCGCGAGGGGCTGCCCAGCAGCGCCATGAGGGCCAGCAGGGTCAGCGCGCCGGCCACCACCAGCAGCGCGGTGCGCAGCGCTGGCGGCAGGGTTTCGGCGCCGCGCAGCACGGGGGGCACCAGGGCGGCCACCAGCAGCAGGTTGCCCCCCACCAGCCCGCCCACCTTCACGCGGTCCGGCGCGAAGCTGGCGGCCAGCTGAAACGCGCCCCAGGCCAGCACCACCGCCCCCGCGCCCCGCGCCAGCCACAGCGGCGACACACCGATCAGGGTGGCCACCACCGGCGGCAGAAAATACAGGTAAAGCCCCAGCGGAACAAACAGCAGGGCGGTCAGCCAGAAGGCGGCGCGCAACACAGGGGCCAGTGTACCGCCCACCTGCTACCCTGCCCCCCATGCCCGTTCTCGCCGTAGACAAGCCCCTGCTCTTGACCTCACACGATGTGGTCAGCCGCGCCAGGCGGGCGCGCGGCACACGCCGCGTGGGCCATACCGGCACCCTGGACCCGCTGGCGACCGGCGTGCTGGTGCTGTGCGTGGACGACAGCACCAAGGTCGTGCAGTTCATGGAGGCCGACACCAAGGATTATCTGGCCTGGATCAGCCTGGGGGCGGGCACCCCCACCCTGGACGCCGAGGGGCCAGTGGACACGCAGGCGGGCGTCCCGGCGCTGGACGGGGACCGGGTGCGCGAGGTGCTGGCGGGCTTCACTGGCCCCCAGGCCCAGGTGCCGCCGCAATACAGCGCCATTCAGGTGGGGGGGCAGCGGGCCTACGCGGTGGCCCGCGCGGGCGGCGCCCTGGACCTGCCCGCCCGGAACATCGTGATTCACGAACTGGCGCTGCTGGGCCTCTACCCCAGCGTGCAGGCGGCGCCGCGCACCTTTGATCCCCAGACGTGGCGCCCGGCCGGGCACGGCCACACCTTCACCCTCCCCGAACCACTGGGCGAGTTCCCCACCCTGCTGGTGTGGGCCCGGGTGGGCAGCGGCACCTACCTGCGCTCGCTGGCGCGCGATGTGGGCGCGGCGCTGGGCGTGCCCGCGCATCTGGGCGGCCTGGTACGCACCCGCGTGGGCCGCTACAGCCTGAAAGACGCCGTGCCGCTGGACGGGCTGGCCGACGCCCCAGGCATTCCTGATCTGGCTGCCCTGGACTTTCCGGTCATCGAAGCCGATGAGCGGCTGGCACGCGAACTGCGGCAGGGCAAACGGCCGGCGCATGAGGCCGCCGGCCGCTTTGTGGTGACGCTGGAAGGCCAGCTGGTGGCCGTGGTAGACGGCGACGGGCAGCAACTGAAGGTGGTCCGCGCCTGGGCGTGATTAACGCATGGGTGTCAGCGCCAGCCAGCGGGCAAGCTCGGCGGCTTCGTCTTCTGGAAGGCCCGCGATGAATTCTGGATGACGGCGCAGATCGGCCATCACGTTACGTAAGAACCCCAGTTGCCGAATGCGTTCATGCGGGAGCGACCGCCAGCACATGAGGTCGGCGGCCAATTGCCCAGCGGTTTCAGTGGCGAGCGTTGTCCACACCCAGCGCCGCACTCTTTGTCGCCATGAACCGGCCTCCTGCGCCTGAGGAACGAGCGCGGCACAGCGGAGCCTGCCGGTGTACGCAGCCACCGTGTCGTAGCAGGCGATGGACACGACACGTCAGGTTGCCCTCTGGCAACATACAGGGCGTGCCAAACCTGCTCCTTCAAAAGCGAGAGGGTCGCCCCGAAGAGTCCCTATTGGCTTGCCAGGGAAAGCTTGTCAGTTCGCACAGGGCCTTAATCGCAGTTCTGGTGGGTCAAGATGCCTGGGCCATAGGAGGTTAGGACAGGAATCCAACCCTCCGTGAGCTCATCAAGACGTGCCCGATCAAATTCAAGGGATGCAGGTTCATCCTTCTCCCGAGTGGTATGCCACAGCGGAATCCCCCGGACAATCTCTGTCAATACCTGCAAATCCTTCTCTTGCCACCATTCGTACGGCGTGCCTGGATAGGGCGGATTGCCGCCATACCGGCCGAAAAACATCTCTAAGGCATGGAGGTGCTGAGGGTGGAACAGCGGAATCGCGAACCCCTCTACAGAGCGCTCGTCATTTGCATAACCGCCAACCTGAGAGGCGTACACGACACCGGTAGGGGCTTGAACGACGACCACTGCACCGGCTCCCTGAGATCCATCAGGATCGAGAAACACGTATGCCCGTTCAGCCATGCCATCCATTTTCGATCCTCCCAGGTGACGACTCAAAGTTGACCGCCCACTCACCATTGCCTGGACGTCTCAATATCCAGGCGCCACCCCAGCCTGCACCACACCCAGCGCCTCCAGCCCCCCGGCCAGCCGCACCAGCTGTTCATCCTGCAGGGCGGGAGCAATGAGCTGAATGCCCACCGGCAGCCGCGCGCCCTCCACGGTCTCAAACCCGGCGGGCACGCTCAGGGCGGGCAGGCCGGCGAGGTTGATCGCCACGGTGTCCACATCGGCGGCGTACATGGCCAGGGGATCGCTGGTTTTCTCGCCGCGCCGGAAGGCGGGGAAGGGACTGGTGGGCGTCACCAGCACGTCAACGTGCCCGAACGCCTGGGCAAAGCGGTCGGCAATCAGGCGCCGCACCTTCATGGCCTTGCTGTAATAGGCGTCGTAATAGCCGCTGCTCAGGGCGTAGGTGCCAATCAGGATGCGGCGCTGCACCTCGCGGCCAAAGCCCTGCTCGCGGGTGAGGGTCATGGCCTCGGTCACGTCGCGGCCGGGAACGCGCGCGCCGTACACCATGCCGTCAAAGCGCGCGAGGTTGCTGCTGGCTTCCGGCATGGCAATCAGGTAGTAAGCGGCGATGGCGTACTTCAGTTCGGGCAGGCTCACCTCGGCCACGCTGGCCCCGGCGCCGCGCAGGGCG is a genomic window of Deinococcus arcticus containing:
- a CDS encoding pseudouridine synthase — its product is MERLHKRLARAGVASRRAAESMIQAGRVTVNGVPATLGQSVTDADDIRVDGQLIETDAAPKVTYMLYKPRGYVTTARDEYGRKNVLDAMPPTPGLHPVGRLDRDSEGLLLLTTDGDLTLTLTHPRYGHEKAYRAWTQGPHEPTQAELDTLLDGTLTLDDGPAQAREARPARDGAFVVLGEGRNRQVRRMLEGIGHPVARLLRYRVGGLWLGNLEVGEYRLLDSRDLHDLLHPDQTPPQVWDRQWERIQKRWG
- the mraZ gene encoding division/cell wall cluster transcriptional repressor MraZ, translated to MPFGEYPYTIDDKGRVVIPPAFRDFVEDGMILTRGMEGCLYVFPLSSWKRVETQLEGLPLTDAEARAFVRFFYSGASKARLDNQSRVSVPHTLRAFAALEGEVIVAGAPGRLELWSPARWDAAIAAVQDNPPKPDLLSNFVA
- the truB gene encoding tRNA pseudouridine(55) synthase TruB, with translation MPVLAVDKPLLLTSHDVVSRARRARGTRRVGHTGTLDPLATGVLVLCVDDSTKVVQFMEADTKDYLAWISLGAGTPTLDAEGPVDTQAGVPALDGDRVREVLAGFTGPQAQVPPQYSAIQVGGQRAYAVARAGGALDLPARNIVIHELALLGLYPSVQAAPRTFDPQTWRPAGHGHTFTLPEPLGEFPTLLVWARVGSGTYLRSLARDVGAALGVPAHLGGLVRTRVGRYSLKDAVPLDGLADAPGIPDLAALDFPVIEADERLARELRQGKRPAHEAAGRFVVTLEGQLVAVVDGDGQQLKVVRAWA
- a CDS encoding DUF6210 family protein, yielding MDGMAERAYVFLDPDGSQGAGAVVVVQAPTGVVYASQVGGYANDERSVEGFAIPLFHPQHLHALEMFFGRYGGNPPYPGTPYEWWQEKDLQVLTEIVRGIPLWHTTREKDEPASLEFDRARLDELTEGWIPVLTSYGPGILTHQNCD
- a CDS encoding DUF423 domain-containing protein produces the protein MRSHHTLRAGAVLAALAVALGAFAAHGLKARLNPAALATFDTGARYQMYAALALLALGTQAGQRRAPPLLLAGALVFAGSLYLLALTGLGVLGAVAPVGGALMMAGFVVAALDAKKGV